Below is a genomic region from Halictus rubicundus isolate RS-2024b chromosome 11, iyHalRubi1_principal, whole genome shotgun sequence.
TTGTTAGGGGACTGCGGCTTCCAATTTAGCAACGCTGACGGCAACGTGCTCTCGAATATGTCCAACACGCAGACGGAGGTCTTCTCCCAGGTTTTCTCGTCGAATTTGATTCCGTTGCTGATGACCAGATTTTCGAGACAGTTGGTGCCCGAACGTGCCAGCTGCTCGTTGTCCTGCTGCACGCACCAGAGTAGCTGAGAGTATAGTTGTTCCAGCAGGAGGGGCCCTAGAGTGTCGTAGAACTGGGAGAAGACGTCCACGATGGCGTACAAAGCGTGGTTGCACGTTGTTGTCATCCATTCTGCTTTCTGGGGATTGATAATGCTGCTTCAGTATCAGAAATAATGTTGTTTGAGCTATTAGGAAAGTTGGTTTGCAAGATGATGACGACGGGGAAGAAAATTCTTCTGGTAAACGAAACACCAACTTAATATTTACGCTGATAGTTCTTACCTCTGTATGTTGCTCGGGAAGTTTCATGTTGTCGAAGATCCTGAACAAAACTTGGAACAGGTCCTTCCACCAGTGAGGTTTGAACGATGCACCATGGGTTTTCACGACGTCGAAGAGAACTGTCAGCGCTCGTGTTCGCACATCCAATTTACATCTGCTCACTATGCAGGATAATTCGAACAGCAGCGGGAACCAACCTCTTACCTGGACAAAACATGAAACATAATTATTCGATGATCATTAGACAAATGTATAAGTATGCGTACCCAAGCTCTGTCCTCTTCGGACACCATTCCGCTATCATCCATCATTCCCTCTGCGAATAGGTTTGGGTTGACGTCAATGTACGAGGCGCAAGACCTTATCAACCGTATGGCCTCCATGCTTGTTTCTGGGAAAGAGGCGTTGCAGGCAAACTCACTGAGGCACTTGACGGCATCTTGGAAAGAGTCTACCATAATACTGAAGTCTTCTGCGTACAACTCGTCTGCGAAAGAAAAGCGAGAAATGTCACAGATCATCTTCGACCTCTCGAAGATCTTGAAGACCTTGAATAAAAACACATGTGTacttcaacactaggtttacggagcactaaaaatgactattttacattactttataaaaataacatgaatgtatcgatcaaagtttgtagccatttttttaaataatatatacccaaagaaatcaatttgttaaataattgctcatggatgcatttctacaatctcaatattcgcaatttaaaaatattagaatccgtcattttgacgagtcccgtaaatttagtgttaaatactagtaaatatgtgtgcaaaatcgcaATGCAGAAGGTTCGAtagtttttctaaaaaaaagatTTGTTCTTTTTACTCACTAATAATCTTTCCCGTCATCGAGAAGGCCAGCTCGACGACAGCCTCGTCCCTATCGCTGGCAGCATGATGGAACACGCTGAATATGTTCTTCCAGCCCGATCGAATGTTAGGGGCCTGCGAATGAACAATCTGTGCGACGCAACGAACAACCATGTCTTTAATCACCGGCGACCTGTTCTTCTTCATGATATGCTCGAACGGTCTTAGAAAGTCCTTTTGAAACCGGAAGTTCGCGAACTCGCCCTTTTCGATGAACTTCGTAGCCAGTTGCCTCAACGAATCGACTGCGAAGAACGCTATCTCCTGGCGAGGACTGCAGCCAACTCTGTCGAAGTGGTCTCCGATCACCTGCCAGATCCTGGACCACTGGAGCCTGATGCGACCCATGTTGTAATAGGAGATCTCGACGATCTTGGTCAACGAGAACATGCGAGGCTGCGTTGGATGGGACAATTCCTCTAGGGACACCTGACAGAGGGCCTTCACGAACTCCACGATCGCATCTCCATCCAATCTGGTGGATCCGGTGAAGATCCTGTCGACAGCTACCACCACGCTCTGGGAGCTTGTTTCTCCTATTGACTCCTTTACGCTTGCTGCAATTCGACAGTAACAAATGAGTACAACGCGTTCTCCATTTAAATGGTATAGCCGAATAAGGTAGTCAAATGTACCTCCGAAgagaattttctaaaaattctagaaacttgaaattgctgattttatattgaagttaTCATTCTTTGGGGGCCATATTTGACCACATTCGTCTATGCCCTTAACACTGCCGGTCTTAAATGATCCGCAGGCTACTGATACGAAATGCTTCAGAGCAGACTCTCTTCAACTTCGAGAAGTCCCTTACGGAACTGCTCTTGATGCGACTACACTTACGGTCCAGGGAACTGAGATTCAAATTGTTGCTTTGATGGGAGTTGTTATGGGTCAGATTGAAGGTCACCAATGGCGACGGGAAGTGTGGTTTAGACGGTGGACCCAGAAGCTGCGGCCTAACTCCGGTCCCTATTAATTGAGCGAGCTCCAACTGCGAGATACATTTCACAACATCAAGCCAGGAGCTGCCGAGGTAATTTCCATCGGTGTGCGCCACGGTGATCAACGTCTTTATGGTGTCTATGTTCTTCGCCTTCATCTCGGTGATGGGAGAGTTTGCAGTCAACAAAGTGAACCGCGCCAGCGCTTGCACGTACGCGTCCCGTTCCAACTGCATTCGAAAGAAACTATTTGCATCAAGGATTTTCTTATCTTGTtagcattatttttattatcgctgtgCGGTTTGAGCTACTGAATATTTTATGTATCTTCGAAAATAAAACAGTCGATCGTTGGCAGCGGTACCGAAACGGTCACGGCATTACGGCAGAATTGCAATCGACCGTGCAAAATTATTTACCGTCATGTGAAATATGCAAGCGATGCGAATCGCGCATCGGATGCCGTCTAAGCATAAAGAGGCTATTTCAGGGTCGTCGCAGTCTTGAAGGCCGACGCTGAACGCGGCCAAAAACGGTGTCCAAGCAATTTTGAACATCGGCCGAACGTGTTCCAAGTGTTTCGCCGTTGTGAACGGCGCCTGAACGTGACTGACCGACTCCATCAAATTCTTCGCTGCGGTCGATATCACTTCCATCTCCATGTTCCACAGCAGACGTCGTTTCTTTTCACTGGATATTACTGAAACATCGGTTGGGATAATATAATTTCATGAGCTTCCTGCCAGGTCAGTTAGGAACGGGAATGTTACCTTGCTTCCCAGGCCTGTTCGGATTTGATTTCATCTTAATCTCGTTACCAGCAATCTcgtcgtaaatctttgacaaaTATTCCTCGGGTAAGTCTTCGTTATCGCTAATGCGCCGGTTCAACTTGATATACTGCTCTTTTGTCATTTTATTTTTGACTTGCGGCGAGTGAAGGTCGGTCGTCAGCATGATTATGGAGAAACCCAGCACGTAAGCGGTGTCGGCGCTCGTGAACAGTCCGTTACTGcaaaaagaaacagaaatgaACTACaattctgttctgttctgttgtacgttcaatataaaataaatggtCAAACGTGAAAGACTAAATGATAAACAGCAGAATTACATTTGCAATGTTAAGATGACACTAATTTGAATAATTAGGAGATAGGCATGATTCTCGTTAGCACTCACTTCGGGTTACACTCGCAGTACCGGCTGGCGAACTTCTCCATAAGTCGATCGATCTTCTGGGCCTCGCCAGGCAACCGGAAGCCCTCGAGAAAGTATCTGAGGGCTGTAACTAAATCGCGGTCAGCAAAATTCATTTGATCAATATAGCTGTACATCACCTGATTGTGATTATGATCGCCGAGAAAATCGCCGATCGCGGTCTTATCGAGTCGTTCGTCCATATGAAGCCAGCGGGCAACGTCATCGGACGAATTACCTAGAAGACCTTGTTCTTGAAGATATTGTACCCCCTTGCTTGGCTTTCGATTAAAACTAGAGGTAAGAATACCACTTAATTAATAGAAAGCATGCCCATTTAACCGTATTCCTAATCGTTCAGCGGCTATGAGATACCAGGCGGTCTCGTCAACTATCGAATCTTTTTAGGGTGGACCTGCAGAAACAGCTACCCACCTTCCCATGAATTTTTCGGATATGttgtaaaaattaatatgtcaaggaactttttcctttgaacGTTAGCGACGGTCTCGCTTAGTTTCTATACTTGTGCATCTGTCAACGTatccaaaaatcatcgaaatcgaagGGTACATAGCTGTTCTGCAGGATCATCCTGTGTTTCGAGTTAGCCTGATACCTCAGACCAGGACGAGTGAACAGGATGAAGGATGAGAGACTAAAGATCTTCGGTTCGTACATGTCAATTCCGGTTTCCCAGACTTCCTTCTGCTGTTTTTGCACTTCATATTGTTCCGGAGAGTCCGGGATCTCCTTGTTCCCTGCCAGACTAGAATTCGCGGACGACAGGCTTCCTGCGCTGCCATAACGAGGCAGTGGCGGCTCAGCAGGAGGATCCGGTGGCTCCGAAGGGAGCTGTTGATCAGCCGGCACGCTCGGGTTCACGTACAAGTCTCTACTCCACTCGACCATGCATTTCAGAATGGAAACCAAGCATTCCAGGCCCCTGATACGCATCGATTTCTCCTGATTAGGCGAGGCACCCAGTTCCAAAGCTTGTCTACCTTGCGCAATCTTTGACAAATCATTCACAAGCCTGCAAAACAAGACACGTGTAACGTTCCGTCGCTGTTACCTATCGCATTACGATCTACAGTATTCTTTCCGTTACTGTTCACATTCTATCCCTACCACTGGGGGGATCCCCATCGGTATCGGTCGGACTCACACTtatgcaagcgaagcaaaaggTTGCAACTTCTATAACTCTTATAGTATAGTTCGTATATAGTATCTCTTCTCTGTAACTCTGCAGACCCAAAGTGTTtgcagttacggagagaatgtACTATGTTTCCTCACCTTTCGAATAAGTTTGCAGCCGATAGATCACAATCGTAATTCACATATATGTCAACGACGCTCTGAGCGTCCGCGCAGATGCGCGTTAAAGCGTGGATGACCATCCACTTGTGCTCGAACGAGCTACTGGAAGTCTCGAGGATGTTCATGAAGATCTCCTTGAAGAAGACCTCTATCTGCATTTTTAAGTGCACTTTGAAACGAGCCAGCAGGGCCAAGAACAGCGCCAACGAGAGCTCGAACACCTCGGGAACCGACGAAACACCGTTCTTCGAGAGCGCTACGCACAGGTATTGTTTTATAGCTATCACGAACATCTCGTTCGACCGTAACACTGGTCCCGCGTTCTGCAGTATGCCCAAAAGCAGTTGCAACGAAAGGATCTTCGACCTGAGGTGGTGTGACCTGAAAGGGTCCAATGCATTTAAGAAACGTGCCTGTCATATGAAATCTTGTATTCGCTTGTATTCATACTTAGGATCTAGATTGCCATCCGGGAGGGGTTTCATAGAAAGTTTGCAGAGAGCTCTGAAGACCAAGAAAGCATCCTTCTGCAGGACATGGGTAAACTTTGCCCTGACCATATTGTCGCTTTCTGCCACAGCCTCGTCGGAGTTGTCGTCCATAGGCACTTGGTCCAAGCTCGCCTCCTCTGAAACTATTGTCACTGTACTGGTCGCATCCTCCGGTACCACAGAATTGACTACATCCTCGAGGATCCCTCGTACAATCATATGCGACTCTTGACTATTTTCTGCAGCAGTTTCCTCGTTGTTCACTGTCTCAGATTCCAGCTCTCCGCTGGAGGTGCAGTTGGCTGCGTTGACAGCGGCTTCCGTGTGTTCCATTTCGTTCTTAATATTCTCTTCTTCCTGAAAAGACCAAACGACAGATGTATAATTTAAGAATACCATCTTTTAATCACTGGCACGTTTATGAACTTACTGCTTGTGTTTCCATCCGTGCGAAAATCACATTGATCATCTGGGTGAGCGTAGCGCGAGCCGTGGTTTGGTTAACCAGATTCTTAGAGGCCAGATAAACGCTGTAAACGATGCGTATTGCGAGAAGCACGGTACCCTCGTGAACTTCGACATGCTGACTAGTCATCACTGTCAGGAGCGCTTTTATTATCTGCAACTGAACACCTTCGTCCGTTAGCGGCCCTATGAAACATCCGCAGATTGTCTCGACGATCCGGACAATCAATAGTTTGTTCGGCTCAGTAGAGTCAGGTACATTGCCAGTGAGGTGGCCGTAAGCAATCAATTTCTGCAGACAGTCCAGAGCAGTGACCACGATTCGTGGCGACTTGCTCTGGCAGGCCAATTCGAATGGTAAAAAATACTTCTCTGCAGAAATGACGTAGGAATCACTGCGAGGCTGGGGCAGCGCAGTCGAGACCTGCGTGCCCGACACTTCTTTAATCTCATTCCGCAAGTTATCTGAAAATTGGAACATATTTTTTAGTCTAGAAAAATTATCTTATGCATGCTTGCGTTCATCACAGATATAATTGCATCCCCACCCAGtaataaagtaaaaatagtGATATGTAAAAATAGATTAGAACAAAGAGTGATCTGTTATTGACATATGCTAATTGGCCATTATTTTTATGTACACTGTACGTGTACATTTAAGGTACAACCAGTCGAGCTTAGACATTCTGTATGCTTAGTAAGATAAgtaacatttaaaaaagaatgttattttttattggtatacaaattttatgtttccaatatttattatgcAGTTACACTAAGCATCCAAGAATTAAGAGTAGACTATGATGATGTAATGTATTAAGTGCCGTAtgaatataattcaatttaagCCTTGCTGTGAAGACCAAGAAATGCTATCAATCACAGTATATGTATAACATCTTGGAATTCTCGTTTTTATCTAAAATACAATGTATTCATGGCAAGAAGAACATAGTATAGTTACAATCTGTCAAGTTTATTTTTGTACCTTACAGTGCACTCAGATATGAGGTCAACGAAAAGATAACAGTTGTAAAAACAACGATGATGTAGAATTCCATTTGATCCAATATACTTTCCCCACAATGGGCTCCATTAATGAACAGTTCTTGTAATATGAACTTGGTATTTCAACATCCGACTTTACGTTTGTATTACTCTTTTGTAATGTATACAATTGACTAACATAAAACGTCAACTTCCAAGAAATTTATAGACTTATTTCTTTGACTCTGAACTTCTTGGCACCTGGTCAACGACTATGCATGTTTATTATGCTGTGTGCAGACTGCAGTTACTCGTGCACCAGAGGAAATAAGCATTGTTGATTCTTTTTAACACTACTCGGATATCGTTAGAGTTTGAAATCGATTATGAAACGTGTACATTGCAAGTACATTCATCGCAAGCTTGTCATCTTCGAGTGGCATTCGAAGATTGCAATATGTAGATCGGACAGTGAACTTTCAGATTTGTAAATACATATTGAATTCAATTCTATGCGTAGTTGaccgaagaaagagagagggatggGGAGAATGATTACCGAGTGCAGTCTCGCAGGACTTCCTGAGTTGAGAGAGGTGCGACCGTTTGACATCCCGGTCGGCCAGGATCTTTTCCAATGCTCGGATGATGAACATCTCTTTGGAGTTATCTTGCATCGTCACCTGGGCCAAGCTCAGTCCTTCGCTAGGCTGGCACGGGTGAACACGCGACTCGGTTCGAGACACGCATTTTCACGACCGTGACTTCCTCACCGGTGTCTCGTGCATAATTCGTGATCACCTCCCGGGGGTGAgacctcctccttctcctccttttCCACCCCCGCCTCCTCCTTTTTGGCCACTGGCAGCTTCTGAAGCACTGACAACGAAACTCTAGATAAGCGAGGAAATCCGAAGTCAACGGACGATCGTTAATCAAGAAACTTTTGACGTTTCGTCACAGTGTTAAGTGTCGAAACATACTCCACGAAATCACGCGAAACGATGACGAAATAGGGAAAATGACAGCAGCTTCGTGGATCAGTAAAGGAACCAGAAGAGAGTCCCCGACGACGAACGTGTTACACGCGAACACGCTAACATCTCGCGGCGCAACGTTGAATCTTTTCCTTGAAAGCACAGAGTGTAGAGGCGAAACTCCTATCTAAGTTTCTAACCTCAATACTCAGTACTTAGATACCTCAATACTTAGATAACATTGAAAGAACActgtttgctatttttataaattaatatttcataaactaCTGGCAAAGTGTTGGatgaaaaatgtgtaaaaagcTGCTgtgtttaaaaatgaaatatattcgCAATATGTATTCAGGGCGCACAACTTGTATACGCATGCGCATTGGAAATTGATTTTAGTAAGGCCGATTTGAGAGTTTTCATATatatgataaattaattttaaatcgtTAATTATCATAGGAATGTCTGAAGAAATGGAATTTTTCTATAGCTTTCGTGTATCTATTGTATGTaagtattataatttataaatttgaaTATTCAAATGCGCCTTTAAGTAGCGCACGACGCCATCTACGAATTAACTTAAATTCAAAATTTACAAACTGTAAAACGAAGTGAAACCGTTATTCGTAGTGgttgacaaaatattttttgataaacAATTCCGTTTACGAACGGCCAaagttttaatataaaaataagacGTTGATACGTGTACGACTTGTTGTATTTGTTAAATCATGGCGTACTCTTGTTCCATTGAAGATGTTCTGGAACAACAGTGTGATAAATTACGATATCTCGAATCTGCAACTATAATAATTCAAAGTACGATTGAATTAAATGTTCATTGCAAAAGTGTACCTGTAAAATTCTTCACCGCATTACttatatatttgttttaatCA
It encodes:
- the Sec71 gene encoding ADP ribosylation factor guanine nucleotide exchange factor Sec71, translating into MQDNSKEMFIIRALEKILADRDVKRSHLSQLRKSCETALDNLRNEIKEVSGTQVSTALPQPRSDSYVISAEKYFLPFELACQSKSPRIVVTALDCLQKLIAYGHLTGNVPDSTEPNKLLIVRIVETICGCFIGPLTDEGVQLQIIKALLTVMTSQHVEVHEGTVLLAIRIVYSVYLASKNLVNQTTARATLTQMINVIFARMETQAEEENIKNEMEHTEAAVNAANCTSSGELESETVNNEETAAENSQESHMIVRGILEDVVNSVVPEDATSTVTIVSEEASLDQVPMDDNSDEAVAESDNMVRAKFTHVLQKDAFLVFRALCKLSMKPLPDGNLDPKSHHLRSKILSLQLLLGILQNAGPVLRSNEMFVIAIKQYLCVALSKNGVSSVPEVFELSLALFLALLARFKVHLKMQIEVFFKEIFMNILETSSSSFEHKWMVIHALTRICADAQSVVDIYVNYDCDLSAANLFERLVNDLSKIAQGRQALELGASPNQEKSMRIRGLECLVSILKCMVEWSRDLYVNPSVPADQQLPSEPPDPPAEPPLPRYGSAGSLSSANSSLAGNKEIPDSPEQYEVQKQQKEVWETGIDIFNRKPSKGVQYLQEQGLLGNSSDDVARWLHMDERLDKTAIGDFLGDHNHNQVMYSYIDQMNFADRDLVTALRYFLEGFRLPGEAQKIDRLMEKFASRYCECNPNNGLFTSADTAYVLGFSIIMLTTDLHSPQVKNKMTKEQYIKLNRRISDNEDLPEEYLSKIYDEIAGNEIKMKSNPNRPGKQVISSEKKRRLLWNMEMEVISTAAKNLMESVSHVQAPFTTAKHLEHVRPMFKIAWTPFLAAFSVGLQDCDDPEIASLCLDGIRCAIRIACIFHMTLERDAYVQALARFTLLTANSPITEMKAKNIDTIKTLITVAHTDGNYLGSSWLDVVKCISQLELAQLIGTGVRPQLLGPPSKPHFPSPLVTFNLTHNNSHQSNNLNLSSLDPSVKESIGETSSQSVVVAVDRIFTGSTRLDGDAIVEFVKALCQVSLEELSHPTQPRMFSLTKIVEISYYNMGRIRLQWSRIWQVIGDHFDRVGCSPRQEIAFFAVDSLRQLATKFIEKGEFANFRFQKDFLRPFEHIMKKNRSPVIKDMVVRCVAQIVHSQAPNIRSGWKNIFSVFHHAASDRDEAVVELAFSMTGKIINELYAEDFSIMVDSFQDAVKCLSEFACNASFPETSMEAIRLIRSCASYIDVNPNLFAEGMMDDSGMVSEEDRAWVRGWFPLLFELSCIVSRCKLDVRTRALTVLFDVVKTHGASFKPHWWKDLFQVLFRIFDNMKLPEQHTEKAEWMTTTCNHALYAIVDVFSQFYDTLGPLLLEQLYSQLLWCVQQDNEQLARSGTNCLENLVISNGIKFDEKTWEKTSVCVLDIFESTLPSALLNWKPQSPNKESDLDVITGEADGHMGILKRSNSSQSLTNGETLKNKVFSALLIKCVVQLELIQTIDNIVFYPATSRKEDQENLALAQADMFNGKSSELGVRAGADQQKEEQGMYCALTTTHLLQLVECLLKSHRFAKGFNSNHEQRNVLWKAGFRGNVKPNLLKQETQSLACALRILFKMYSDEAHRADWSKVEARLVEVACEALEYFLALSNEAHREAWTPILLLLLTRILKMSDNRFAVHASSCYPLLCEVMCFDLKPELRSVLRRFFLRIGPVFRITQQ